In one Monomorium pharaonis isolate MP-MQ-018 unplaced genomic scaffold, ASM1337386v2 scaffold_578, whole genome shotgun sequence genomic region, the following are encoded:
- the LOC118648664 gene encoding uncharacterized protein LOC118648664 — translation MFGSRVTDLRVKNKVLCVCKYWVLCVCKKRVLCVYEKRVLCAYKKRVLCVYEKRVLCACRKRVLCACKNRVLCICRKRALCACKNRVLCACSKRVLCACKNRVLCACRKRVLCACKNRVLCACSKRVLCACKNRVLCACRKRVLCACKNQVLCTCKYWVLCPYKGWVLCICKDLVLCACID, via the exons ATGTTTGGTTCGCGAGTTACAGATTTGAGGGTAAAAAATAAG GTACTGTGCGTTTGTAAATATTGGGTGCTGTGCGTCTGCAAGAAACGGGTGCTGTGCGTTTACGAGAAACGGGTGCTGTGCGCTTACAAGAAACGGGTGCTGTGCGTTTACGAGAAACGGGTGCTGTGCGCTTGTAGAAAACGGGTGCTGTGCGCTTGTAAAAATCGGGTGCTGTGCATTTGCAGAAAACGGGCGCTGTGCGCTTGTAAAAATCGGGTGCTGTGCGCTTGCAGTAAACGGGTGCTGTGCGCTTGTAAAAATCGGGTGCTGTGCGCTTGCAGAAAACGAGTGCTGTGCGCTTGTAAAAACCGGGTGCTGTGCGCTTGCAGTAAACGGGTGCTGTGCGCTTGTAAAAATCGAGTGCTGTGCGCTTGTAGAAAACGGGTGCTGTGCGCTTGTAAAAATCAGGTGCTGTGCACTTGTAAATATTGGGTGCTGTGCCCTTATAAAGGTTGGGTGCTTTGTATCTGCAAAGATCTGGTGCTGTGCGCTTGTATAGATTGA